From Chloroflexota bacterium, one genomic window encodes:
- a CDS encoding (Fe-S)-binding protein: MNREAVQRIVRAYKAYLCLECGKCTSVCPVAWLDSGFSPRLTVERVLLGQGDEVVAGDAIWACLTCGLCSHRCPSDVGYVDFIRELRVGAREEGREGGCTHGGVMEALSHIMSANLRQNRLDWLDGALETAERGPVLYFTGCLPYYEVLFSDLGAEGVNIARAAVRVLNRLGVRPVLLPDERCCGHDALWTGDPQTFQRLARHNIEMLNDSGAEVIVTTCPECYRTLAVDYPAHVAPLRAKVMHLSEFVAPRLGELSLRPLDFTVTYQDPCRLGRFMGVYDAPRQVLNAMGVRLVEMAHSGQSALCCGTSAWIHCGAVSKAMQVNRLTEARNTGADLLVTACVKCQIHFRCALADEDAAGLRMPVRDLTTLLAEALGG, translated from the coding sequence ATGAACCGCGAGGCCGTGCAGAGGATCGTGCGGGCTTACAAAGCCTACCTTTGCCTGGAGTGCGGCAAGTGCACCTCGGTCTGCCCGGTGGCATGGCTGGATTCTGGGTTCTCGCCCCGGCTCACCGTGGAGCGAGTTTTGCTCGGACAGGGCGACGAGGTGGTGGCCGGCGATGCCATCTGGGCTTGCCTGACCTGTGGCCTGTGCAGCCACCGCTGCCCATCCGATGTGGGCTACGTGGACTTCATCCGCGAGTTGCGGGTGGGAGCGCGAGAGGAAGGGCGCGAGGGAGGTTGCACCCACGGGGGCGTCATGGAGGCCTTGAGCCACATCATGAGCGCAAACCTCCGCCAGAACCGCCTGGATTGGTTGGATGGGGCGCTGGAGACGGCAGAGCGGGGTCCGGTGCTGTATTTCACCGGCTGCCTGCCTTACTACGAGGTGCTTTTCTCGGATTTAGGAGCCGAGGGGGTGAACATCGCCAGAGCGGCGGTGCGGGTGCTGAATCGTCTGGGGGTGAGGCCGGTTCTCCTGCCTGATGAACGCTGCTGTGGCCACGACGCCTTGTGGACAGGCGATCCGCAGACCTTCCAGCGCCTTGCTCGACATAACATAGAGATGTTGAATGACAGTGGCGCGGAAGTGATCGTTACCACCTGCCCGGAGTGCTACCGTACGCTGGCCGTGGACTATCCGGCTCACGTAGCGCCGTTGCGGGCGAAGGTGATGCATCTTTCGGAGTTCGTTGCCCCGCGGCTGGGGGAGTTATCCCTCCGCCCATTGGACTTCACGGTTACCTATCAGGATCCCTGCCGCCTGGGGCGTTTCATGGGCGTCTATGATGCGCCGCGACAGGTGCTGAATGCGATGGGCGTGCGGCTGGTGGAGATGGCTCACAGTGGCCAGAGTGCCCTTTGCTGCGGCACCAGTGCTTGGATTCATTGCGGCGCGGTGTCGAAGGCTATGCAGGTCAACCGCCTGACCGAGGCACGAAACACCGGCGCAGACCTACTGGTGACGGCCTGCGTCAAATGCCAGATCCATTTTCGATGCGCCCTGGCCGACGAGGACGCGGCGGGCCTGAGGATGCCGGTGCGTGATCTGACGACGCTGTTGGCGGAGGCGTTAGGCGGATGA